Proteins encoded in a region of the Marinococcus sp. PL1-022 genome:
- a CDS encoding YrrS family protein produces MSNNNYNDESGSRFQKKRKKRMNNVLNAAIGIVAVLILFFGILLLFFNNNNDQAEDNGEEMADSTNTEEEQNESGPEDNPDTSSTEETPENNADEEGAEDTSEESENTSESDSSSESDSSTEEEPAASSNDEAESDSPEESTTSEDSSEEEDSSTSESEGSDSADTETTQEDGEYEPVGTEQENFTADFTEGGQNWEEMEDAVEAATGLRSTEGNSTVLWRLENGGSQDTARAVISEDASSENPYEVRMEWVDGEGWKPTSVERLSSNQYD; encoded by the coding sequence ATGTCGAACAACAACTATAACGACGAGTCCGGCTCACGCTTTCAAAAGAAAAGAAAGAAGCGGATGAATAATGTTTTAAATGCTGCTATTGGTATTGTAGCAGTGCTCATTCTGTTCTTTGGCATTCTGTTATTGTTTTTTAATAATAATAACGACCAGGCTGAAGATAACGGAGAAGAGATGGCAGACTCAACCAATACCGAAGAAGAGCAGAATGAAAGCGGACCGGAGGACAACCCGGACACTTCTTCTACAGAAGAAACTCCGGAAAATAATGCAGATGAAGAAGGTGCAGAAGATACCTCAGAAGAATCAGAAAATACCTCTGAATCTGATTCTTCCTCAGAATCCGACTCCTCCACAGAAGAAGAGCCGGCAGCTTCTTCAAATGATGAAGCCGAAAGTGACTCCCCTGAGGAAAGCACTACCAGCGAAGATTCATCAGAAGAAGAGGACAGCAGTACTTCCGAATCAGAAGGCAGTGACAGCGCTGATACGGAAACAACTCAGGAAGACGGTGAATACGAACCAGTAGGCACTGAACAGGAAAACTTTACGGCTGATTTTACTGAAGGTGGTCAGAACTGGGAGGAAATGGAGGATGCTGTGGAGGCTGCCACTGGGCTGAGATCGACAGAAGGCAACAGCACGGTGCTGTGGAGACTCGAAAACGGAGGATCGCAGGATACTGCAAGAGCAGTTATCAGTGAAGACGCCAGCAGTGAAAATCCGTACGAAGTACGCATGGAGTGGGTGGACGGCGAAGGTTGGAAACCAACAAGTGTTGAACGTCTCAGCAGTAATCAGTACGACTAG
- the greA gene encoding transcription elongation factor GreA, with amino-acid sequence MPEEKQHFMTEEGRKKLEEELEYLKTERRQEVVERIKIARSFGDLSENSEYDAAKDEQAFVEGRVSQIEQMLKNAAIIEEDTSNNSVVSLGKSVRFKELPNGDEESYTIVGSAESDPLEGKISNDSPMAQSLLGRQIGEQVTVSTPGGDIEVEIIEIA; translated from the coding sequence ATGCCAGAAGAAAAGCAGCATTTTATGACAGAAGAAGGCAGAAAGAAGCTGGAAGAGGAATTGGAATATTTAAAAACTGAGCGACGGCAGGAAGTCGTAGAGCGTATAAAAATTGCCAGAAGCTTTGGCGATTTGTCCGAGAATTCGGAGTACGATGCTGCCAAAGATGAGCAGGCCTTTGTCGAAGGACGAGTAAGCCAGATTGAACAGATGCTGAAAAATGCTGCCATCATTGAAGAAGACACAAGTAATAACTCCGTGGTGTCGCTCGGAAAGTCAGTACGGTTTAAAGAACTGCCAAACGGTGATGAAGAAAGCTATACGATCGTTGGAAGCGCAGAGTCTGATCCGCTTGAAGGAAAAATATCCAACGATTCACCGATGGCCCAGAGCCTGCTCGGACGCCAGATTGGTGAACAGGTAACGGTTTCGACACCAGGCGGAGACATTGAAGTCGAGATTATTGAAATAGCCTAG
- a CDS encoding O-methyltransferase, translating into MPDINNHFNEYRKELGIGPPPWFDEMIKEAERDRIPVMDEEALQFMIEILQLKKPVSVLEIGTAIGYSALRMASALPGTSIVSVEKDEERYRRAAYYRAKSPWKEQTTFVLGDALNLQEEFADKTAFDAVFIDASKGQYQQYFQLCEQLLAPEGIIISDNVLFRGLVADHEADIPGRLQPMVKKIRAYNRWLMERKDFRTNIFPVGDGVAVSARLPEAPGSIT; encoded by the coding sequence ATGCCGGACATAAACAATCATTTTAATGAATACCGGAAAGAGCTGGGTATCGGGCCGCCGCCGTGGTTTGATGAAATGATCAAAGAAGCAGAACGTGACCGTATACCGGTTATGGACGAAGAGGCACTGCAATTCATGATCGAAATTCTCCAATTAAAAAAGCCGGTATCGGTTCTGGAGATTGGCACGGCCATCGGTTATTCTGCTTTACGGATGGCATCCGCCCTGCCCGGGACCTCCATAGTGTCGGTGGAAAAAGACGAAGAACGCTACAGGCGTGCAGCATACTACCGGGCTAAAAGCCCGTGGAAGGAGCAGACTACATTTGTCCTTGGAGATGCTTTAAACCTGCAGGAGGAATTTGCAGACAAAACGGCATTTGACGCAGTATTTATAGACGCTTCCAAAGGACAGTATCAGCAGTATTTTCAATTGTGTGAGCAGCTGCTGGCCCCGGAAGGGATCATTATTAGTGATAACGTATTGTTCCGGGGTTTGGTCGCTGACCATGAAGCGGATATTCCTGGACGATTACAGCCGATGGTGAAAAAAATACGTGCGTACAACCGCTGGCTGATGGAAAGAAAAGACTTTCGCACCAACATTTTTCCGGTTGGTGACGGGGTGGCGGTCAGCGCCCGTCTTCCGGAAGCGCCCGGTAGTATAACGTAA
- the mltG gene encoding endolytic transglycosylase MltG → MKTLIYSHSGRRSSTKKKRKAAFYFLGTIFLMSVAAALIYVLYMLFPAAENNREKQTVIIEQGTSTEAAAEKLEKQQLIKNASVFQYFSYLRPDSLKAGTYRLSASMSAGEIARTLEAGQQAQEPVASITIPEGRSLEQIARLSAKNADFSEEKFLETATDEAFIRSLSESYSFIREAKNENGVRYTLEGYLAPQTYEYFGEPPDPETVLKDMIERTNETMVEFSNQITNSPWTAREIWTIASIVEREAARAEDRAPIAGVIENRLEKNMRLEMDPTVAYALGEHRLRTSFNDLKVTSPYNTYRNRGLPPGPIASPGVQSIEAALNPENTEALYFYARPNGEVIYNETYEQHMLTQRKYESEWENQ, encoded by the coding sequence ATGAAAACGCTCATATATTCACACTCCGGGCGCCGCAGCTCTACTAAGAAAAAACGGAAGGCGGCATTTTATTTCCTGGGGACTATATTTCTGATGAGTGTCGCGGCAGCTCTCATATATGTGCTGTATATGCTTTTTCCGGCAGCAGAAAATAACAGGGAAAAACAGACTGTCATTATTGAACAGGGCACTTCCACGGAAGCAGCAGCTGAGAAGCTGGAAAAGCAGCAGCTGATCAAAAATGCCAGTGTTTTTCAATATTTCAGTTACTTACGGCCGGACAGCCTGAAAGCCGGTACATACCGATTATCTGCTTCGATGAGTGCCGGGGAAATTGCCCGTACGCTTGAAGCCGGGCAGCAGGCACAGGAACCGGTTGCCTCCATCACTATTCCGGAGGGAAGGTCTTTGGAGCAGATAGCACGACTCAGTGCAAAGAACGCTGATTTTTCAGAAGAAAAGTTTTTGGAAACAGCCACAGATGAAGCGTTCATTCGTTCTTTAAGTGAATCCTATTCATTTATTCGGGAAGCCAAAAACGAAAATGGCGTGCGCTATACACTGGAGGGTTATTTAGCCCCACAGACGTATGAATACTTCGGTGAGCCCCCGGATCCTGAGACAGTATTGAAGGATATGATTGAACGAACAAATGAAACTATGGTAGAATTTTCAAATCAAATCACCAACAGTCCCTGGACCGCCCGTGAAATATGGACCATCGCTTCCATTGTAGAACGGGAGGCGGCACGGGCAGAGGACCGTGCGCCGATTGCCGGAGTAATCGAAAACCGGCTTGAAAAAAATATGCGTCTTGAGATGGATCCTACGGTGGCATATGCTCTGGGCGAACACAGGCTTCGTACTTCCTTCAATGATCTGAAGGTAACTTCGCCGTACAACACATACCGAAACAGGGGCCTGCCGCCAGGGCCGATTGCAAGTCCGGGAGTACAGTCAATTGAGGCAGCTTTGAACCCTGAAAATACAGAGGCATTATATTTTTATGCCCGCCCGAACGGGGAAGTTATTTATAACGAAACGTATGAGCAGCATATGCTTACCCAGAGAAAGTATGAAAGTGAATGGGAGAATCAATAG
- a CDS encoding DUF1292 domain-containing protein, which produces MAEEEEKERIVIPDEDGNEHLFDILFTFDADESEQSYIVVVPSSEADNDEVEVFAFRYEEEGEGDESDINLFPIESDEEWEMVEEMVNTYSANEME; this is translated from the coding sequence ATGGCCGAAGAAGAAGAAAAAGAAAGAATTGTCATACCTGATGAGGACGGCAATGAACATTTATTTGACATCCTGTTTACATTTGACGCAGATGAGAGCGAGCAGTCCTACATTGTAGTGGTTCCGTCAAGCGAAGCCGACAATGACGAAGTGGAGGTTTTTGCTTTCCGCTACGAGGAAGAAGGCGAAGGGGACGAGTCCGATATAAACCTTTTCCCAATCGAGTCTGACGAAGAATGGGAAATGGTCGAAGAAATGGTGAACACTTACAGTGCTAACGAAATGGAGTAG
- the ruvX gene encoding Holliday junction resolvase RuvX, which produces MKRALGIDVGKKRIGIAVSDALGWTAQGIETIHLKTTEPDEAFPRILELVKENEIEQLVVGLPKNMDGTIGGRGKECQAFAENLEEFSSLPVAMYDERLTTKAAERTLLQADVSRKKRKKVVDKMAAVMILQSYLDHQSNL; this is translated from the coding sequence GTGAAAAGGGCGCTTGGCATCGATGTCGGAAAGAAAAGAATCGGGATCGCCGTCTCCGATGCGCTGGGCTGGACGGCCCAGGGTATAGAAACGATTCATTTAAAAACGACTGAGCCGGACGAGGCCTTTCCCCGTATTCTTGAACTGGTTAAAGAAAATGAAATCGAGCAGCTTGTGGTCGGCCTTCCCAAAAATATGGATGGCACGATTGGGGGCAGGGGAAAAGAGTGTCAGGCATTCGCAGAAAACCTTGAAGAATTTTCCTCGCTGCCGGTGGCCATGTATGATGAGCGATTGACAACGAAGGCGGCAGAACGCACACTATTACAAGCAGATGTCAGCAGAAAAAAGCGAAAAAAAGTTGTGGATAAAATGGCAGCTGTGATGATTCTGCAGAGTTATTTGGATCATCAATCAAACTTATAG
- a CDS encoding IreB family regulatory phosphoprotein, protein MDTNDRTVRFNRKEDSSDPKAEEVLLSVYEALEEKGYNPINQIVGYLLSGDPAYIPRHKEARTIIRQLERDELIEELMRHYLKDHQSSL, encoded by the coding sequence TTGGATACGAACGACCGGACCGTACGTTTTAACCGAAAGGAAGATTCTTCCGATCCAAAGGCCGAAGAAGTGCTGCTCAGTGTGTATGAAGCGCTTGAAGAAAAAGGGTATAATCCAATTAATCAAATTGTGGGATATTTGCTTTCAGGCGATCCAGCATATATTCCCCGTCATAAAGAAGCAAGAACGATCATCCGCCAGCTCGAGCGGGATGAATTAATTGAAGAATTAATGCGACACTATCTGAAGGACCACCAGTCATCTTTGTGA
- the alaS gene encoding alanine--tRNA ligase: protein MPALTSTEVRRRFLDFFEEKGHTIEPSASLVPHEDPTLLWINSGVATMKKYFDGRVIPENPRLANAQKSIRTNDIENVGRTTRHHTFFEMLGNFSIGDYFKKEAIEWAWEFLTSERWIGFDENRLSVTVHPEDDEAYQYWREIIGLPEERVIRLEENFWDIGQGPSGPNTEIFYDRGDSWGNDPRDPELYPGGENERYLEVWNLVFSQFNHNADDTYTPLPKKNIDTGMGLERLVTLVQDVPTNFDTDLFRPIIRKVEEVSGRTYGENEEQDIAFRLIADHVRTVSFSIGDGALPSNEGRGYILRRLLRRAVRYAGWLGQEEPFMHRLIGIVGEIMEDYYPEVREKQSFIERVVKTEEERFHETLTDGLKMLRQVTERARNKGETVISGKDVFRLYDTYGFPPDLTAEYVVDEGFAVDNEEFEVEMEAQRSRARAARKDSGSMQTQESLLTDIDTESTFVGYEHFDVETSVQTLIHNKELVDTVGAGEQVQLILEKTPFYAESGGQVADRGTIVNEAAGMEAIVEDVQKAPNGQNLHTVRIEKGSLRKGMHVRASIEENTRRSIIKNHTATHLLHQALKDVLGEHVNQAGSIVTDNRLRFDFSHFGQVTAEEIKRIEYLVNEKVWGNVSVLIEEKGINEAKQMGATALFGEKYGERVRVVQIGDYSIELCGGCHVGSTSEVGVFKITGESGIGAGTRRIEAVTGQYAYEYFESRMQLLEETGSIVRSRAIDDIPQRAEALQEQIRSLQKENESLSQKLSNLEAGDLADAAEEINGIPVIAKELPGADKDTLRQTVDELKQKLGSGIVVLGTSEGEKVQLIAGVTKDLTERYKAGDIVKKAAEVCGGGGGGRPDMAQAGGKQPEKLTEALEEAKNFILTLS, encoded by the coding sequence ATGCCAGCATTAACATCTACTGAAGTCCGGCGGCGCTTTTTGGACTTTTTTGAGGAAAAAGGACATACCATTGAGCCGAGCGCCTCGCTCGTTCCGCATGAGGATCCGACGCTTTTATGGATCAACAGCGGGGTCGCTACGATGAAAAAATATTTCGATGGACGGGTGATTCCTGAAAATCCGCGGCTTGCGAATGCGCAGAAATCCATCCGGACAAACGATATTGAAAACGTTGGAAGAACGACGCGCCACCACACCTTTTTTGAAATGCTCGGCAATTTCTCGATTGGCGATTATTTTAAAAAAGAAGCCATCGAATGGGCGTGGGAATTTTTAACGTCGGAGCGCTGGATAGGCTTTGACGAAAACCGGCTGTCGGTTACCGTTCATCCGGAAGATGACGAAGCGTACCAGTATTGGAGAGAGATTATCGGCCTTCCGGAAGAACGGGTGATCCGTCTCGAAGAAAACTTCTGGGATATCGGCCAGGGGCCAAGCGGACCGAACACGGAAATCTTTTATGACCGCGGAGACAGCTGGGGAAATGACCCCCGGGATCCGGAGCTGTACCCTGGAGGAGAGAACGAGCGTTATTTAGAGGTGTGGAATCTCGTATTTTCGCAGTTTAATCATAACGCCGATGATACGTACACTCCGCTGCCAAAGAAAAACATTGATACCGGCATGGGGCTTGAACGGCTTGTGACCCTCGTTCAGGACGTACCAACAAATTTTGATACCGATCTTTTCCGGCCGATCATCCGAAAGGTAGAAGAGGTATCCGGAAGAACGTATGGAGAAAATGAAGAGCAGGATATTGCTTTTCGCCTGATTGCCGATCATGTCCGGACAGTCAGCTTCTCCATCGGGGACGGGGCCCTTCCGTCCAATGAAGGGCGCGGTTACATTCTGCGCCGTCTGCTCCGCCGTGCGGTGCGTTACGCCGGCTGGCTCGGGCAGGAGGAGCCGTTCATGCACAGGCTTATAGGCATTGTGGGCGAAATCATGGAAGATTATTATCCGGAGGTTCGTGAAAAGCAGTCCTTTATTGAACGTGTAGTGAAAACTGAAGAAGAACGTTTTCATGAGACGCTGACCGATGGGCTGAAAATGCTGCGACAGGTAACAGAAAGAGCCCGAAACAAAGGAGAAACAGTCATTTCCGGTAAAGATGTTTTCCGCCTGTACGATACGTATGGATTCCCGCCTGACTTAACGGCAGAATACGTAGTAGACGAAGGGTTCGCGGTGGACAATGAAGAATTCGAAGTGGAAATGGAAGCCCAGCGGAGCCGGGCACGTGCGGCTAGAAAAGACAGCGGTTCGATGCAGACTCAGGAGTCGCTTTTGACAGATATTGATACAGAGAGCACCTTCGTCGGCTACGAGCATTTTGACGTGGAGACAAGCGTTCAGACGCTGATTCACAATAAAGAACTCGTGGATACAGTCGGAGCCGGAGAGCAGGTGCAGCTCATTCTGGAAAAAACCCCGTTTTATGCAGAAAGCGGCGGCCAGGTGGCAGACCGCGGCACGATCGTAAATGAAGCCGCAGGGATGGAAGCGATAGTGGAAGATGTGCAGAAAGCTCCGAACGGCCAAAATCTTCATACGGTACGAATTGAAAAAGGATCGCTTCGTAAAGGGATGCATGTACGGGCATCCATCGAAGAAAATACGAGAAGAAGCATTATTAAAAACCACACGGCGACCCATTTGCTGCACCAGGCCCTTAAGGATGTGCTCGGGGAGCACGTTAACCAGGCAGGATCGATTGTGACAGATAACCGCCTCCGTTTTGACTTTTCCCATTTTGGGCAGGTCACTGCAGAGGAAATAAAGCGGATCGAATATCTTGTAAACGAAAAAGTGTGGGGCAATGTGTCGGTTCTGATTGAAGAAAAAGGAATCAATGAAGCGAAGCAGATGGGCGCCACTGCGTTGTTTGGGGAAAAATACGGGGAAAGAGTTCGCGTAGTACAGATCGGCGACTACAGTATTGAACTGTGCGGCGGCTGTCATGTCGGCAGCACCTCCGAAGTCGGAGTGTTCAAGATTACAGGAGAATCGGGAATTGGTGCCGGCACCCGCCGAATAGAAGCTGTTACCGGCCAGTACGCGTATGAATACTTTGAAAGCAGAATGCAGCTGCTTGAAGAAACAGGCAGCATCGTCCGCTCCCGTGCCATTGACGATATCCCGCAGCGTGCAGAAGCTCTGCAGGAGCAGATTAGAAGTCTCCAAAAAGAAAATGAATCGCTGTCGCAGAAGCTGAGTAATCTCGAAGCCGGGGATCTTGCAGACGCGGCCGAGGAAATAAACGGCATTCCGGTTATTGCCAAAGAGCTTCCAGGAGCAGATAAGGATACGCTGCGGCAGACCGTAGATGAACTCAAGCAGAAGCTTGGAAGCGGTATTGTCGTGCTTGGAACATCGGAGGGGGAAAAAGTACAGCTTATTGCCGGAGTAACTAAAGATCTGACTGAACGGTACAAAGCAGGAGATATTGTGAAAAAAGCAGCGGAAGTTTGCGGAGGCGGCGGAGGCGGCCGCCCGGATATGGCTCAGGCAGGAGGAAAACAGCCTGAAAAGCTTACAGAAGCATTGGAAGAAGCGAAGAACTTTATCTTAACCCTTTCCTAA
- a CDS encoding ATP-dependent RecD-like DNA helicase, with the protein MENGHDEQELLEPYVLGTVQHVIFRNEENGYTVAKVKIKESIPSFDESTTTIVGILPTVEANERYRFNGEIKQHPRFGTQYQVISYQKEIPTERSALIDYLSSDRFPYIGPKTAEKLVDRFGAKVIDEVLERPEALEKIPGLNEEKRKQIRTAMLENQGMEHAMTLLVRYGFGTDLGVKIYNQYRERTLDIIRHDPYQLVWDVDGVGFTKADRLGENTGIQKNDPSRLKAGVLFELYERTMQDGHVYIPKQQLLDSAEQLLADPAVTIDQQELKLVLQELVNEERVQIDDDRVYIASLYFAEKGFAGRVHKLQEEAEEKEHSQADLLQALGKVEEKFDIEYAEQQKEAIHTAMEEPVMLLTGGPGTGKTTIIRAIVEVYASLYDVSLDPSEYSGKKPFPVLLAAPTGRAAKRMKESTGLRAVTIHKLLGFSGEGENELFEKDEYEPLEGELLIVDEVSMVDMWLANQLIRAVPKGMKVVFVGDEDQLPSVGPGQVLGDLLEAGTIPTVSLSVVYRQTNQSSIVELAHAMKEGGLPDDFEQPFEDRRFFPCTKGQVADVVEKTCAGAIRKGYDPMDIQVLAPMYRGEAGIHALNERLQEMFNPRTPQKRSVTFGDAVYQKDDIVLQLVNNGEEGIYNGDKGVLETVFEAKETVDKEMQIVFSFDEKEVSYTRQDLKQITLAYCTSIHKAQGSEFPIVVVPMLMSYRRMLRRNLLYTAITRAKDYLILCGEKEAFMYAVKQESKNERYSYLRERLKNREEDPDEQA; encoded by the coding sequence ATGGAGAACGGACACGATGAACAGGAACTGCTCGAACCCTACGTCCTCGGCACGGTGCAGCACGTTATATTCCGGAATGAAGAAAACGGCTACACCGTAGCGAAAGTGAAAATTAAAGAATCGATACCCTCCTTTGATGAAAGCACAACGACCATTGTTGGCATTCTTCCGACGGTGGAGGCAAATGAACGGTACCGCTTTAACGGCGAGATTAAACAGCATCCGCGGTTTGGCACCCAGTATCAGGTCATTTCTTATCAAAAGGAAATACCGACCGAACGATCAGCGTTAATTGACTACTTATCGAGCGACCGATTCCCGTATATCGGGCCAAAAACAGCAGAAAAACTGGTTGATCGCTTTGGGGCAAAAGTGATTGATGAAGTGCTTGAGCGTCCGGAAGCGCTTGAAAAAATCCCAGGCCTAAATGAAGAAAAGCGCAAACAAATCCGCACGGCTATGCTCGAAAATCAAGGCATGGAGCATGCCATGACCCTTCTTGTACGCTACGGCTTTGGTACCGATCTGGGCGTGAAAATATACAATCAATACCGCGAGCGGACGCTCGATATTATTCGGCATGATCCCTATCAGCTCGTCTGGGACGTGGACGGGGTCGGGTTTACAAAAGCGGACCGGCTCGGGGAAAATACCGGCATCCAAAAAAATGACCCAAGCCGTCTGAAGGCGGGAGTGCTGTTTGAACTGTATGAACGGACGATGCAGGACGGGCATGTGTATATTCCGAAGCAGCAGCTGCTTGACAGCGCAGAACAGCTGCTTGCAGACCCTGCTGTTACCATTGATCAGCAGGAGCTGAAGCTTGTCCTGCAGGAGCTTGTAAACGAAGAACGGGTGCAGATTGACGATGATCGTGTGTATATTGCCTCTTTGTATTTTGCGGAAAAAGGGTTTGCAGGTAGGGTGCATAAGCTGCAGGAGGAAGCAGAAGAAAAAGAACATTCCCAGGCAGATCTGCTGCAGGCTCTCGGAAAAGTGGAAGAAAAATTTGATATTGAGTATGCCGAGCAGCAGAAAGAAGCGATCCATACGGCTATGGAAGAGCCGGTAATGCTTCTTACCGGCGGGCCGGGAACCGGTAAGACTACGATCATCCGGGCCATCGTGGAAGTATACGCGTCGCTGTATGATGTTTCGTTGGATCCTTCCGAATATTCAGGCAAGAAGCCCTTCCCTGTATTGCTTGCTGCGCCGACCGGACGGGCGGCGAAACGGATGAAGGAGTCCACCGGCCTGCGGGCAGTGACGATTCATAAGCTTCTCGGGTTTAGCGGGGAAGGAGAGAACGAACTGTTTGAGAAGGATGAGTACGAGCCCCTCGAAGGGGAACTGCTGATTGTCGACGAAGTGTCCATGGTGGACATGTGGCTTGCAAATCAGCTGATTCGGGCGGTCCCGAAGGGAATGAAGGTCGTGTTTGTGGGCGATGAAGACCAGCTCCCTTCGGTAGGACCGGGCCAGGTGCTTGGAGATCTGCTTGAAGCCGGTACTATACCGACCGTGAGCTTATCGGTGGTGTACAGGCAGACCAATCAGTCGTCGATTGTAGAGCTGGCCCACGCGATGAAGGAAGGGGGGCTCCCGGACGATTTTGAACAGCCGTTTGAAGACCGGCGGTTTTTCCCGTGCACGAAAGGCCAGGTGGCCGATGTGGTGGAGAAAACGTGTGCCGGCGCCATTCGGAAGGGCTACGATCCGATGGATATTCAGGTGCTTGCCCCGATGTACCGCGGGGAGGCAGGGATCCACGCCTTAAATGAACGTCTGCAGGAAATGTTTAATCCCCGGACGCCTCAAAAGCGGAGTGTAACCTTCGGCGACGCTGTTTACCAGAAGGATGATATCGTTCTACAGCTCGTAAATAACGGTGAAGAAGGGATATATAACGGAGATAAAGGCGTGCTCGAAACTGTCTTTGAAGCAAAAGAAACTGTTGATAAAGAAATGCAGATTGTTTTTTCCTTTGATGAAAAGGAAGTCAGCTACACACGCCAGGACCTTAAACAAATAACTCTTGCCTACTGTACTTCTATTCATAAGGCGCAGGGAAGCGAATTTCCCATCGTGGTCGTCCCGATGCTGATGTCCTACCGGCGGATGCTGCGCCGTAATTTGTTGTATACAGCGATAACACGGGCAAAGGACTATTTAATTCTCTGCGGGGAAAAGGAAGCATTTATGTATGCGGTAAAGCAGGAGTCAAAAAATGAACGGTATTCGTATCTTCGGGAACGCCTGAAGAACCGGGAAGAGGATCCGGATGAGCAGGCTTGA
- a CDS encoding tetratricopeptide repeat protein, giving the protein MDKNQQAMEHLQNGEFEEAARLLNEQMELEPNDPVAYINFGNLLAEAGEDDKAIRFFTKALQVDETAATAYYGAGNVLYNREEYAEAITMYKGAQQQGLEDSSLFFMLGLSYLQSDRLPYAIANFKRSVELDESDAEARYYYALSLAQQEEVDQAEAEFKKVVEQDPDHADAHYNLGVAALFNERAEEALRFFEKALEAEPEHALAENGRQQVQQLLSEK; this is encoded by the coding sequence ATGGATAAAAATCAGCAGGCAATGGAGCACTTACAAAACGGGGAGTTTGAAGAAGCAGCAAGGCTTTTGAACGAGCAGATGGAATTGGAGCCAAATGATCCTGTCGCGTACATAAATTTTGGTAATCTGCTTGCCGAAGCGGGGGAAGACGACAAAGCCATCCGTTTTTTCACCAAGGCACTGCAAGTAGATGAAACGGCTGCAACAGCCTATTACGGGGCTGGTAATGTACTATATAACCGGGAGGAGTACGCCGAGGCCATTACGATGTATAAAGGAGCCCAGCAGCAGGGGCTTGAAGACTCGAGTCTGTTTTTTATGCTCGGACTGAGCTACCTGCAGTCCGACCGTCTTCCGTACGCTATTGCTAATTTCAAGCGCTCCGTGGAGCTCGATGAATCAGACGCCGAAGCCAGATATTACTATGCGCTGTCGCTCGCCCAGCAGGAGGAGGTCGATCAGGCTGAAGCAGAATTTAAAAAAGTGGTGGAGCAGGACCCGGACCATGCCGATGCCCATTACAATCTGGGAGTGGCTGCTCTGTTTAATGAACGGGCGGAAGAAGCACTCAGGTTCTTCGAGAAAGCACTTGAAGCAGAGCCTGAACATGCACTGGCAGAAAACGGCAGACAGCAGGTTCAGCAGCTGCTCAGCGAAAAGTGA